gttgtttaattgaatcgtaaattgtttaataagaTTTGACGCGTTATtgtcagctgctgcagttgacgatgaggaggacaAACAAGAATCTTGGGGGGCTTGTGCTTTgaactttttttgtgttcaatTTTATTTCCGTAAACTTTAGCGGCACGCGCTTCCGCTCTTTCTCTGCGGGCTTGCTCCGGTCTGCTTGTTGTTTGCACGGAATAAAACGGTAAAGTGTAAATTTGTCGGCAAAGTACTTCGCCATTTATACTCGGCGGCAGCCGGGCACGAGCACCAGGCCAGCCACTTCGTGCGTGCTCCGCTCTCATAATTCTAACGGAACGAAAGCCCAGCTCGTGGCTCGTAAAGTtcgttttgttattgtttgagCGATGGCACTCGCTCTTTATTGCCTGTTCCTTTCTCTTAAGCTTCGGCTGGCGGCGGCTATTGTGAATTGGAAGTGCAGCACAGTCGGGCAGTCAAGCCCCCCTTTTGGACAGTGGTGCCAATAGTTGAGATGGTGCTCTAAGATAACTTAGGgctaaaatacaaaaatatatatatattatacagattaatttgtttacatattttttttaatatttacttcTGAGAAGAAGTAAAATTTTGAGTCAGCATTTTACTCTTATAGAGAACATTCCATATAGTTTTCATACAACCACTGTGCATTGAGTGacgctcttcctctctctctctccccttgTACTCCACTCTCTCCGACTTTGTtactcaatttgttgtttatgcgTAGGGCAGAAACCTGTCATAGCCGTTGCGTGCTTTTGAcactttacttttcttttctgtatTTCACTGGCCAAAGTATGTTCTCGTTTGTAATTAGGATCGCTTTTCTGGATTGCGTAAATTTCCGCCAGTGTGTTGCTATGTGTAATAATAAATACTTGTGTGTGGGCCCAGCACTAgtcttaattgcatttatccATTACCATAATTTTTCCCAGAGTTTATTCTAGTTTGAGTCGGTTTGGGCTTGCGGAAAGCTGAAAGTCAGCTCAATTTGTATACTCGGTTATCGTCGTAGCCGATTCATGTATTGAGTCACAAATGATTGTTTGCTTCCTGCCAAGTTattctttaattaattttctgaGGAAAACAACAAGATGTATTTTGCAATCGTGTCACTTAAACGATTACAATTGACATTCGGTCACATGTTTGCACAtcgattgtttttgtttaaacaatttttgcattaaaatggAGCAACAATGGCCAAGTGGATGGCCAAGCGCATGCGCGAAGGTTAATAGACAATCCACTCGAGGGCTTGAGCAGTTTATTAATGCGCCGCACAAACCCCAGGCAATGAATGACAGACGGAAAGTAAATACAAGAAGGGAAGGTAATGTTTTCTAGTCGAACAGTTAGATACCCTTTAGGATATCCGATGCTGGTAGATTTCAGTAAAAGCGGAAGTAAAAGTtatcataaataaaagtcCTCACAAAGAGTTATTCTACGGCTGATCGTTCCATTTATTGCTGTTAATTCGTACACACTTCCGCCTTGCCATTACAAACTTATACACAAAATCATGATACTCTTTCTTAAGAGGTACAATAATCATGTGATTAACATTGTCGAGCGAGGCTTGGGTGTTGGGTGCTGGGACTACGACTGAACTTGAACCGCAATCTCGACACccgaaaaaaccgaaaaataataataacgcACACcactagcacacacacacacactttgttGTGAACTTCAGCAAGGTCAATGCCAATTAATGTTCATTTATCTATTACAGTTTGTCAGTCTGTCCGCCCACACGATGCCCTCCATGAGCCTGATCTGCGGAGAGTTTGTCAAGTCGCTACTGATTCCGGCGGATGCGACTTCGCGGGTtaccgctgctgcagcggaaGCGGAGACCAATGGTGGCACCACGAATGGCAATGGACTGTCCCACGAGGACAGTGACGCAGAAGATGAGAAAGATGAGCAACACGAAGCCACACTGGGGATACGTAAAGTCTTACTTGAGCGAAATGctgagctggaggaggagcagcagcccctcAGCACGGATGTGGTGGATCAACAAGCCCTGGACCATCGATTGAAGCTCATCACGGGCTTGAAAAAACAATTGAGGTTATCAATGTAGACAAAATCCCTATGTAGTTGTTTTAAAAAATGATCCtatattttttctatattttatataaGGCATTGAGCTTTAGGGCAAAACGATTATTGATTTAATACAAAAGTCATCTGTGCACAATGGAATTTTttgcttaaaatgttttcgGCTTACTTTCAGGTGGGTTGGGAGGATTTTCAGGCTTCAGGCTTTTGTAAGATTGCTTACCGTTTTCCTAGTTGTtaaaacacacattttacTGGAAGAATCTGCAatcatgcaaatgaaaataatataGGATGCTGCCCATTATAGGATCATCTGCAATATAGCTTTTAACCACCATTAAATTCTTCATTTTTGATCCGTTTTTTCCTAAACTAATGACTGcgattttatattttcatattggtgtacataacataacatttgataaatgcaaaatatttaaaagaaacgCCGACGTGGTATCAGACCGGCATGGGATAACACATTATAGATTTCCATACGCGGAATTTTCTCAGCCTGACGATCGTACAcctaaaagaaacaaaattccaCTCATTTGAGAGACCAAGATTCCATATGTGTGTTTATTGTTGATGAAACGTACCACCTCTTCGCCAGGTCCAAACCAACTGGATCTGGCTAGAGCATCCCGGACTCTGGGTGTCTTGTAGAAGGGATTCTGGAACTGTTGTGGCAGTGTCTGCTCCCAGGCGGCATTCTCCACGACGGCAATGTGCTGGAGATCCCGCTGATTCTGCGGACGTGCCTCGATCAGCATTGAGAGACCCACGACGACAATGGCCACCGACCAGATGAGTCGACGGGGCAGGCACCTTGAACGAGGCAGATGAAGACTTCAGTTGAGAGCACAATACCATTTTCACTTGCTCGacttaaattattattatgatgatCATTACATAATTGTGGCGTGCATATAATATTACAAGTTTCCGCCTgtcacgcactcacacacacaggcacacactcaggcacacgcacacgcatgtTCCCCCAAGAGCTCTCCCAAGTCCCCAGTCCAGTCCACGCCTAAATGACCGGCTTTTCGGAGTGTGTAGCCCAGTACCAGGCCCAGGCACCGGGACAACTTGTTGGCCAAGTCAGCTGACTGCTGGCTCCGTCGTTCAGTCTCTGACTTCGACACCGTCTGTGGCTGTTTCTATTTCTCTGTTGAAGTTGCAGTTGGGTTGTCATGTCTCCAGTCATTTCCTAGATGTCGCGTGCTGCGTGGTGGAAAAAAAGCTCTGCTTTTGCCAATCGTCATGCGGTGGCTAGTTGGTCCATACGTTCATTCGTCCCAGTTTGGTTGCAAAAAGATCCCTGAtctttgcttttaattggATAACCGGCAGTGACGCCGCAGCCACTTGCCTCTGGCTGCCGCGCTTGCCCCTTTGGTGATGTAAGTTTTGGACTTGATATTGCCACTGGTGCGGCACTCGCAttttcaatgtgtgtgtgtgtgtgtgtgtttttgccgCCCTTTGCTTTTTGGTCAAGTCATGATTGGCTGCCGTTGTGACTGATCATCATCAGCCGCTTTAAAGCCAAAGGCTTGGCTGGACTTGTACGATTTCCATAACCGTTCGAAACGGGGAAAATTGTATGATGCAAGAGCATGCAAATCACTTGAATTACAATGCAACGATACGACTAACCATAAGATATTCGAGTATCTGTATCAGATCGGGTTTTTAATGGGTAGACTGTAATGTAGAGAATGGCTAGTGGataatggaaaatggcattCCCCAGAGATGTATTGCAGATCAAatcgtatttatatttatgcattaagATTCATAGGACACTGATGGTGTTCCCTAatattgttttgtgtgtttattacGAGGATGATCTAATCATTCTTTTCGATggaatttcatatttaaaattttcttGTGCAGTTTTTCGAGTTGAAGTGCTTCCATCCGATCAATTCTAATCACAGCCactaaattgatttaaaaagTAAAGATGGGACTTCAATCTAACCTTGATCTCTACTATAAGTTCTTCAGAAACTTCTCCGCTCAACCTATTACACCAAAAAATCATCTCCCTGCACAATCCAGTTCACAATCCAGCAACCATTTTTGTCTTCTTGGTCACACCCAACTGATGTCCCATGACTTGGGCGGGTTGCATTTCGCTTTCGGTTAGCAGCCCGACCATCGGACGGACCCCACCACGTCTTATGCAATTCTGCCGTTTTGCGCATGCGCAAAAGACGCCAGCAAAACACTCTCCTCCACAACCTCCCCAAAAATGTGCTGGTATTTTCAGGTTTTCATGCTTATTTTGTGTACGCCactcaattgttgttgctgttgttactGGGCACAGagactgggattgggactgggacgggGGACAGCTACTTACTTACATACTGCAACTACGCTTTGTGGCTGTCCCCGTCCCGTCttggtcccagtcccagtctcagtctccaTCACCCATCACCCGTCACACCGtctccgtgtctgtgtctgatTAGGTCAATGGAATCCAATTGGCGTCAGCGTCCGAGAGTCGGTTGcagttttcgcttttttacatatgtacgtatgtacggTACAGTCGTACGTAGTCGTCtcttcattccattccattccaacaTTCCAAATTTGGGTCATGTGGTTAATTGACAAAGATTGACGTATTGTTAGTATTGTTATTCTACAAAGTCtacaaatttgtttatattttgcatacaatGAGGAAATGTGCTCACGCATCTGTTACAATTTTCATTCTTACAAAACGGTAGCGGGTAATCGGTTAGGGGATTGCAAAATGGGGAAATCGGAACAGCACAAATTAGATTGTGTAGGAAAAGTACTGTAAGTCGGACAAAGCGGGTCAGTGAAAGGAATTTGGCCCTTTTAGTGCGATTTTTGGTACGCCAAATTAAAAGGGAACCTGGAAAGGGAACGAATGAAACGAATCGTAATTAGAACACCTTCACTGGCACTGGGTATTAAAAACGATGAATTGGAACAATACAATCTACGGATTTTGGTAATAGAAAGgaattgtttccatttttgaAGCAGTTTTTATTCCTGTAATAGGTGGGTGGGTAATGAAATTTTGGATCCAGTGTTCATTCCTCAAAACAGAAGCAGTTACGGATACAGTAAACATTGTACGAAGAATCGTAATCGTACAAATAAGGTTGGATCGTGCGGTAGCTACCGTGATGACAGTTCAGATAAGTAGTGAGAGGGGAACCTTGATGCGAAACTTGAGCCCAATAAAGAGTCTGTCTGCACTCAACATACACAAGCTCATTACACGTTTTAGCCGGCGACTGGAGCAGGTGATCGTTAAGTTTTGAAAGTGTGAAActctttaaactttaaacCGTTTCAAGGCTGTCGCAGTTGAggatgttttttttggtggctgtTACCGCTGCTGTTTTTATGCACATCTCATTTCCCcatgaaatttttaattaaaaatcgcGCATTACACGATTCTtctttaaaatatgttttaggTGAGGCCCATAAAATGTGTTGAAAGGGTAATTAGgagtgtttattttaattaaataatgtaATTAGTTAATGTATTTATTACTGGTTGTAATGATGCTGGTAAATACTTTTAGTTGGCTGCAAAAACTATATTTTATGAGCAGTCACCaatgtaatatatttttttgtgtgacaaTTTCAtgaataaattgcatttcaatttgaaaattagTATTCCGAAAAGTACAAGTACAAAGTTGCATCACCattttttcactttcatttgaCTTTAAATCAAAAAAACTGTGTCAACTTTATTCGTCCGCGAAGCACGATCGATCGGCTAACTGCCTCCCTGACACCACGCCCCCCCACTCAACACTTTATGGTCAATATTGATGGATCATATTTATTAGCCAAATGGCGTaacggggcagggcagcgcaCCTGATTTTGGACATTTGTTTTGGCCTCTTTTGTTGCCCGTTTTGTGTCTTCACATCGTTTAATTGAAAACGCTGTGTGCCATGACAATCGTAATAATTATTTTCGGTTATTGCATtgatattattataatttttttctttttttttttaagttttattatT
The sequence above is a segment of the Drosophila subobscura isolate 14011-0131.10 chromosome U, UCBerk_Dsub_1.0, whole genome shotgun sequence genome. Coding sequences within it:
- the LOC117900084 gene encoding uncharacterized protein LOC117900084 translates to MLIEARPQNQRDLQHIAVVENAAWEQTLPQQFQNPFYKTPRVRDALARSSWFGPGEEVVYDRQAEKIPRMEIYNVLSHAGLIPRRRFF